The proteins below are encoded in one region of Thioalkalivibrio sp. K90mix:
- the rpsD gene encoding 30S ribosomal protein S4, whose translation MARYIGPKCKLSRREGVDLGLKSRARALETKCKLDKAPGQHGERRTRLSDYAVQLREKQKLRRIYGVLEKQFRNYYKKAAQRKGSTGENLLKLLEGRLDNVVYRMGFGSTRSEARQLVSHRAVLVNGQVVNIAAYQVQPSDVVSIREKARKQVRIQDSMTLAEQSGFPSWVEVDTSKFEGTFKAIPDRSDLPADINESLVVELYSK comes from the coding sequence ATGGCTCGTTACATTGGACCGAAATGCAAGCTGAGTCGCCGCGAAGGCGTGGACCTGGGGCTGAAGAGCCGGGCGCGCGCGCTGGAGACCAAGTGCAAGCTGGACAAGGCCCCGGGGCAGCACGGCGAACGCCGCACCCGCCTGTCCGACTACGCCGTGCAGCTGCGCGAAAAGCAGAAGCTGCGCCGCATCTACGGGGTGCTGGAAAAGCAGTTCCGCAACTATTACAAGAAGGCCGCCCAGCGCAAGGGCTCCACGGGTGAGAACCTGCTGAAGCTGCTGGAAGGGCGTCTGGACAACGTCGTGTATCGCATGGGCTTCGGCAGCACTCGCTCCGAGGCGCGTCAGCTGGTCTCGCACCGCGCGGTGCTGGTCAATGGCCAGGTGGTGAACATCGCCGCCTACCAGGTGCAGCCGTCCGACGTGGTCAGTATTCGCGAGAAGGCACGCAAGCAGGTGCGTATCCAGGACTCCATGACGCTGGCCGAGCAGAGCGGTTTTCCGTCCTGGGTGGAAGTGGACACGAGCAAGTTCGAGGGCACCTTCAAGGCGATCCCGGACCGCTCCGACCTGCCCGCCGACATCAACGAGTCGCTCGTCGTCGAGCTGTACTCGAAGTAA
- the uvrA gene encoding excinuclease ABC subunit UvrA: MDSISIRGARTHNLKNIDLDLPRDRLIVITGVSGSGKSSLAFDTLFAEGQRRYVESLSTYARQFLSMMEKPDVDQIEGLSPAISIEQKSTSHNPRSTVGTITEIYDYLRLLFARAGEPRCPEHGETLAAQTISQMVDQVLDLPEGEKVMLLAPIVRGRKGEHHKLLESMRAQGYLRARINGEIHDLDALPALDPKRKHNIEIVIDRFKVREDLRSRLAESFETATELADGLALIAWMDEPEREPMIFSARYACPVCGYALRELEPRLFSFNNPAGACPTCDGLGVRQYFDPERVVSQPELSLAGGAVRGWDRRNAWYFSLLNSLARHYGFDVETPWQELPAEVRAVVLHGSGKEKVKLSTPAANGRLRTDERVFEGVIPNLERRYRETDSAAVREELGRYLAEQACPECHGTRLNSAARHVFVNDLTLPEVTHMSVADARAFFAELRLPGRFAQIAEKIVREIGARLGFLNDVGLDYLTLDRSADTLSGGEAQRIRLASQIGSALVGVMYILDEPSIGLHQRDNERLLKTLCHLRDLGNTVVVVEHDEDAIRAADHVVDIGPGAGRHGGQVVAAGTPDEVARTPDSLTGAYLTGTRAIAVPEKRTEPDPEREIRVIGARGNNLKGGDFAFPTGLLTCVTGVSGSGKSTLVNNTLYPAVAVALHGGRHTIAPHERIDGLELIDKVVDIDQSPIGRTPRSNPATYTGLFTPIRELFAATAEARSRGYKPGRFSFNVRGGRCEACQGDGVIKVEMHFLPDVFVPCDVCKGKRYNRETLEVRYKGKSIHEVLEMTVEEALEFFQPVPVIHRKLEMLMEVGLSYIQLGQNATTLSGGEAQRIKLARELSKRDTGRTLYILDEPTTGLHFEDIAQLLRVLHRLRDHGNTIVVIEHNLDVIKTADWLIDIGPEGGSGGGELLVAGTPEAVAGTPSSHTGRFLAPLLGTQQRSAASA, translated from the coding sequence ATGGACAGCATCAGCATCCGCGGGGCCCGCACCCACAACCTGAAGAACATTGATCTCGACCTGCCGCGCGACCGGCTGATCGTGATCACGGGCGTGTCCGGCTCCGGCAAGTCGTCGCTGGCCTTCGACACCCTGTTTGCCGAGGGACAACGCCGCTACGTGGAGAGCCTGTCCACCTACGCCCGCCAGTTCCTGTCGATGATGGAAAAGCCGGACGTGGATCAGATCGAGGGGCTCTCCCCGGCGATCTCCATCGAGCAGAAGAGCACCTCGCACAACCCGCGTTCCACCGTCGGCACCATCACCGAGATCTACGACTACCTGCGCCTGCTGTTCGCGCGTGCGGGCGAGCCGCGTTGCCCCGAACACGGTGAGACCCTGGCGGCCCAGACCATCTCGCAGATGGTGGATCAGGTGCTGGATCTTCCCGAGGGCGAGAAGGTGATGCTGCTGGCCCCGATCGTGCGCGGACGCAAGGGCGAGCACCACAAGCTGCTGGAGTCCATGCGCGCCCAGGGGTACCTGCGCGCCCGCATCAACGGCGAGATCCACGACCTCGACGCCTTGCCCGCGCTGGACCCGAAGCGCAAGCACAACATCGAGATCGTGATCGACCGCTTCAAGGTCCGCGAGGACCTGCGGAGCCGCCTGGCCGAGTCCTTCGAGACGGCGACCGAACTGGCCGACGGGCTGGCGCTGATCGCCTGGATGGACGAGCCCGAACGCGAGCCAATGATCTTTTCCGCGCGCTATGCCTGCCCCGTCTGCGGCTATGCGCTGCGCGAGCTGGAGCCCCGGCTGTTCTCGTTCAACAATCCGGCCGGCGCCTGCCCCACCTGTGATGGCCTCGGCGTGCGCCAGTACTTCGACCCGGAGCGGGTCGTCTCGCAACCCGAACTGAGCCTGGCCGGCGGCGCAGTGCGTGGATGGGACCGGCGCAATGCCTGGTACTTCAGCCTCCTGAACAGCCTCGCCCGCCATTACGGCTTTGACGTCGAGACGCCGTGGCAGGAGCTGCCGGCCGAGGTCCGCGCCGTGGTGCTGCACGGCTCCGGCAAGGAGAAGGTCAAGCTGTCGACGCCGGCCGCGAATGGCCGCCTGCGTACCGACGAGCGCGTGTTTGAAGGAGTGATCCCGAATCTGGAGCGGCGCTACCGCGAGACCGACTCCGCCGCCGTACGCGAGGAGCTAGGGCGCTATCTGGCCGAACAGGCCTGCCCCGAGTGCCACGGCACGCGGCTGAACTCCGCGGCGCGTCATGTGTTCGTCAATGACCTGACACTGCCCGAGGTCACGCACATGAGCGTGGCCGACGCACGGGCCTTCTTCGCTGAGCTGCGCCTGCCGGGCCGCTTCGCCCAGATCGCGGAGAAGATCGTGCGCGAGATCGGCGCACGCCTGGGCTTCCTGAACGATGTCGGGCTCGACTACCTGACCCTGGACCGCTCGGCCGACACCCTGTCCGGCGGCGAGGCCCAGCGCATCCGGCTGGCCTCCCAGATCGGGTCGGCCCTGGTAGGGGTGATGTACATCCTCGACGAACCCTCGATCGGCCTGCACCAGCGCGACAACGAACGCCTGTTGAAGACTTTGTGTCACCTGCGGGACCTCGGCAACACCGTGGTGGTCGTGGAGCACGACGAGGATGCGATTCGCGCGGCGGATCATGTCGTCGACATCGGCCCCGGTGCGGGCCGCCATGGCGGCCAGGTCGTGGCCGCCGGCACCCCGGACGAGGTGGCCCGCACACCGGACTCCCTGACTGGGGCCTATCTCACCGGTACGCGCGCGATCGCCGTCCCGGAGAAGCGCACCGAACCGGACCCCGAACGCGAGATCCGCGTGATCGGCGCGCGCGGCAACAACCTGAAGGGCGGAGACTTCGCGTTTCCCACGGGCCTGCTGACCTGCGTCACCGGGGTCTCGGGCTCCGGCAAGTCGACCCTGGTCAACAACACGCTCTACCCGGCCGTCGCCGTGGCCCTGCATGGCGGGCGCCACACGATCGCGCCGCACGAGCGCATCGACGGCCTCGAACTGATCGACAAGGTCGTCGACATCGACCAGAGTCCGATCGGCCGCACGCCGCGCTCGAACCCGGCGACCTACACCGGCCTGTTCACCCCGATCCGCGAGCTGTTTGCCGCCACCGCCGAGGCCCGCTCGCGCGGCTACAAGCCAGGGCGCTTCTCGTTCAACGTGCGCGGCGGCCGCTGCGAGGCCTGCCAGGGAGATGGCGTGATCAAGGTGGAGATGCACTTTCTTCCGGATGTCTTCGTCCCCTGCGACGTCTGCAAGGGCAAGCGCTACAACCGCGAGACCCTGGAGGTCCGGTACAAGGGCAAGAGCATCCACGAAGTGCTGGAGATGACCGTCGAGGAGGCCCTGGAGTTCTTCCAGCCGGTCCCCGTGATCCATCGCAAGCTCGAGATGCTGATGGAGGTCGGGCTGTCCTACATCCAGCTCGGTCAGAACGCCACCACGTTGTCCGGTGGCGAGGCCCAGCGCATCAAGCTCGCACGCGAGCTGTCCAAACGCGATACCGGCCGCACCCTGTACATCCTCGACGAGCCCACGACCGGCCTGCACTTCGAGGACATCGCCCAGCTCTTGCGGGTGCTCCACCGCCTGCGCGACCACGGCAACACGATCGTCGTGATCGAGCACAACCTCGACGTGATCAAGACCGCCGATTGGCTGATCGACATTGGACCGGAGGGCGGTAGCGGTGGTGGCGAGCTGCTCGTCGCGGGCACGCCCGAGGCGGTGGCTGGCACTCCAAGCAGCCACACGGGGCGCTTCCTCGCTCCTTTGCTGGGGACGCAGCAAAGGAGCGCCGCTTCCGCCTGA
- the rpmJ gene encoding 50S ribosomal protein L36, producing the protein MKVRASVKPICRNCKVIRRNGVVRVICSDKRHKQRQG; encoded by the coding sequence ATGAAGGTACGGGCATCCGTAAAGCCGATCTGCCGCAACTGCAAGGTGATCCGGCGTAATGGCGTGGTCCGCGTGATTTGCTCGGACAAGCGCCACAAGCAACGCCAGGGCTAA
- a CDS encoding MFS transporter yields the protein MTPRELRATSGLAAIYGVRMAGLFMVLPVFMLHLDTLAGATPFLMGLALGIYGLTQALLQIPFGLLSDRLGRKPLILGGLVLFVLGSLVAALAETVHGVILGRALQGAGAVAAVILALTADLVGEERRMRALAVIGLTIGLTFTASMALGPVVDRAAGLSGVFGLSALLGVLAIVILLFWVPNPERARQHPDMVPIWSALPQVLREPELLRLNVGIFVLHLVLAANFLVIPLLLVEYLGLAGAEHWRFYVPVLLAGFALMLPGIILGERRRRVHTVMRGAIASLALVQLLLALVLLNGMGMWFFVALMVVFFAAFNLLEAGLPSLVAREAPVAHKGTAMGGFATAQFLGIFAGGLLGGGVLTLAGPASVFLAAVPLLLIWFVVAWRMQPRYRSNRVLGVPAHWAGREAELRYALVGWPGIVEVALSPDARSLYLKVDPGGPDTEALVAWLAQPPDVVAARGG from the coding sequence ATGACGCCCCGCGAGCTGCGCGCGACCTCCGGGCTCGCGGCCATCTATGGCGTGCGCATGGCCGGTCTCTTCATGGTGCTGCCGGTGTTCATGCTGCACCTGGACACGCTCGCGGGTGCCACGCCGTTCCTGATGGGGCTGGCGCTGGGGATCTACGGGCTGACCCAGGCCCTGCTGCAGATCCCGTTCGGGCTGTTGTCCGATCGGCTGGGGCGCAAGCCGTTGATCCTCGGCGGGCTCGTGCTCTTCGTGCTCGGGAGTCTGGTCGCGGCCCTGGCGGAGACCGTGCACGGGGTAATCCTGGGGCGGGCGCTGCAGGGCGCCGGGGCGGTGGCCGCGGTGATCCTGGCGCTGACCGCCGATCTGGTGGGCGAGGAGCGGCGCATGCGCGCGCTCGCGGTGATCGGACTGACCATCGGGCTGACCTTTACCGCCTCGATGGCGCTGGGGCCGGTGGTGGATCGCGCGGCCGGGTTGAGCGGCGTCTTCGGCCTGTCCGCATTGCTCGGGGTGCTGGCGATCGTGATCCTGCTGTTCTGGGTGCCCAACCCGGAGCGCGCGCGGCAGCACCCGGACATGGTCCCCATCTGGTCCGCGCTGCCGCAGGTGCTGCGCGAACCGGAGCTGCTGCGCCTGAACGTCGGCATCTTCGTGCTGCATCTGGTGCTGGCGGCCAATTTTCTCGTGATCCCGCTGTTGCTGGTCGAGTATCTGGGACTGGCCGGAGCCGAGCACTGGCGCTTTTATGTCCCGGTGCTGCTGGCGGGGTTTGCCCTGATGCTCCCGGGGATCATCCTGGGCGAGCGCCGCCGGCGCGTGCATACGGTGATGCGGGGAGCGATCGCCTCGCTCGCGCTGGTCCAGCTCCTGCTGGCGCTGGTGCTTCTCAATGGCATGGGCATGTGGTTCTTTGTGGCCCTGATGGTGGTGTTTTTCGCCGCGTTCAACCTGCTGGAGGCAGGGCTGCCGTCGCTGGTGGCCCGCGAGGCGCCGGTCGCGCACAAGGGGACGGCGATGGGTGGCTTCGCCACTGCGCAGTTTCTGGGTATTTTCGCCGGAGGGTTGCTGGGGGGCGGCGTCCTGACACTGGCGGGGCCCGCCAGTGTGTTTCTTGCCGCCGTACCGTTGTTGTTGATCTGGTTTGTGGTCGCCTGGCGCATGCAGCCGCGCTACCGATCCAACCGTGTACTGGGGGTTCCTGCCCACTGGGCGGGTCGCGAGGCCGAACTGCGCTATGCGCTGGTGGGTTGGCCCGGCATCGTGGAGGTGGCGCTGTCACCCGATGCACGCTCGCTGTACCTCAAGGTCGACCCTGGCGGGCCGGATACGGAGGCCCTGGTGGCCTGGCTGGCGCAGCCCCCCGATGTGGTCGCCGCACGCGGGGGGTGA
- a CDS encoding PhoH family protein — protein MSNRLDFTLEPGDQETLARLSGPLDAHLRLIESRLGVAVHNRGPRFNLTGPKAAVQAAGALIHDLHRMAQEEPVSLEQVHAALQTAHMEGLAEAEPAAADPALRLKRAVIRGRGPRQSGYLASIQQHDLSFGIGPAGTGKTFLAVAAAVAALEQDRVQRLVLVRPAVEAGERLGFLPGDLAQKIDPYLRPMYDALYELMGFDQTARLMERQVIEVAPLAYMRGRTLNEAFIILDEAQNTTVEQMKMFLTRIGFGSTAVVNGDITQVDLPRGQRSGLKHAMQILQGVEGVSITQFQAGDVVRHPLVQRIVEAYDAHEDDAAQEGGPRGDGDA, from the coding sequence ATGAGCAACCGTCTGGATTTCACCCTGGAGCCGGGTGACCAGGAGACGCTGGCGCGTCTGTCCGGTCCGCTGGATGCCCATCTGCGCCTGATCGAGTCGCGCCTGGGTGTGGCGGTGCACAACCGTGGACCGCGCTTCAACCTGACCGGGCCAAAGGCCGCGGTGCAGGCTGCCGGCGCGCTGATTCACGACCTCCACCGCATGGCGCAGGAGGAACCGGTCAGCCTGGAACAGGTGCACGCCGCGTTGCAGACCGCGCATATGGAAGGGCTGGCGGAGGCCGAGCCGGCCGCAGCCGATCCCGCCCTGCGCCTGAAGCGCGCGGTGATCCGGGGCCGTGGTCCGCGCCAGAGCGGCTACCTGGCCTCGATCCAGCAGCATGACCTGAGCTTCGGGATCGGACCCGCCGGGACCGGCAAGACCTTTCTCGCGGTCGCCGCCGCTGTCGCGGCGCTGGAGCAGGACCGCGTGCAGCGCCTGGTGCTGGTGCGTCCGGCGGTGGAGGCGGGCGAGCGCCTGGGCTTCCTGCCCGGCGATCTCGCGCAGAAGATCGATCCCTACCTGCGGCCGATGTACGACGCCCTGTACGAACTGATGGGCTTCGACCAGACCGCACGCCTGATGGAGCGTCAGGTGATCGAGGTGGCCCCGCTGGCCTACATGCGCGGGCGCACGCTGAACGAGGCCTTCATCATCCTCGACGAGGCACAGAACACCACCGTCGAGCAGATGAAGATGTTCCTCACCCGCATCGGCTTTGGTTCCACGGCGGTCGTCAACGGCGATATCACCCAGGTGGATCTGCCGCGCGGCCAGCGCTCGGGTCTGAAACACGCGATGCAGATCCTGCAGGGTGTGGAGGGTGTGAGCATTACGCAGTTCCAGGCTGGCGACGTGGTGCGCCACCCGCTGGTGCAGCGCATCGTCGAGGCCTACGACGCACACGAGGATGACGCGGCGCAGGAGGGCGGACCCCGAGGCGATGGCGACGCTTGA
- the miaB gene encoding tRNA (N6-isopentenyl adenosine(37)-C2)-methylthiotransferase MiaB, which produces MIRKVYIQTHGCQMNEYDSDRMLDALRELHGAERTDDPEQADVLLMNTCSIREKAQEKVFSLLGRWRQIKERRPEVIIGVGGCVASQEGDALRERAPYVDLVFGPQTLHRLPAMIQSVRRERAPVVDISFPEIEKFDRLPEPKADGPTAFVSVMEGCSKYCSFCVVPYTRGDEISRPFDDVIAEVVALAGQGVKEINLLGQNVNAYRGPMEDGDTADLALLIHYVAAVDGIERIRFTTSHPVEFSDSLIQAYADEPKLVGHLHLPVQSGSDRILAQMKRGHTILEYKSKIRRLREARPDLDLSSDFIVGFPGETDADHAATMKLIEELHFDFSFSFIYSARPGTPAASLPDDVPLATKKARLAELQALIEQHGRERNQAMVGNIEPVLVEGPAKRNPGELAARTANNRIVNFAGDPSLIGQMIPVEITEALAHSLRGRAVERAMPAAVGA; this is translated from the coding sequence ATGATTCGCAAGGTATACATCCAGACACACGGGTGTCAGATGAACGAGTACGACTCCGACCGCATGCTCGACGCCCTGCGCGAGCTGCACGGGGCGGAGCGTACCGATGACCCCGAGCAGGCCGATGTCTTGCTGATGAATACCTGCTCCATCCGCGAGAAGGCACAGGAGAAGGTGTTCTCGCTGCTGGGGCGCTGGCGGCAGATCAAGGAGCGCCGACCCGAGGTGATCATCGGGGTTGGCGGCTGTGTGGCCAGCCAGGAGGGCGATGCCCTGCGCGAACGGGCCCCGTACGTGGATCTGGTGTTCGGCCCGCAGACGCTGCACCGCCTGCCGGCGATGATCCAGTCGGTGCGCCGCGAGCGGGCGCCGGTGGTGGATATCTCCTTCCCCGAGATCGAGAAGTTCGACCGTCTGCCCGAGCCGAAGGCCGATGGCCCGACCGCGTTCGTCTCGGTGATGGAGGGCTGTTCCAAGTACTGCAGCTTCTGCGTGGTGCCCTATACCCGCGGCGACGAGATCAGCCGGCCGTTCGACGACGTGATCGCCGAGGTCGTGGCGCTGGCCGGGCAGGGGGTCAAGGAGATCAACCTGCTGGGGCAGAATGTGAATGCCTACCGCGGGCCGATGGAGGACGGTGATACCGCCGACCTCGCCCTGCTGATCCACTATGTCGCCGCGGTGGACGGGATCGAGCGCATCCGCTTCACCACCTCGCACCCGGTGGAGTTCTCCGATTCGCTGATCCAGGCCTATGCCGACGAGCCCAAGCTGGTCGGCCACCTGCACCTGCCGGTACAGAGCGGTTCCGACCGCATCCTGGCGCAGATGAAGCGCGGCCACACGATCCTGGAATACAAGTCCAAGATCCGCCGCCTGCGCGAGGCGCGCCCGGATCTGGACCTGTCCTCCGACTTCATCGTCGGCTTCCCCGGCGAGACGGATGCCGACCACGCGGCGACCATGAAGCTGATCGAGGAGCTGCATTTCGACTTCTCCTTCAGCTTCATCTACAGCGCCCGCCCGGGCACGCCGGCGGCCTCGCTGCCGGACGACGTGCCGCTGGCCACCAAGAAGGCCCGCCTGGCCGAGCTGCAGGCCCTGATCGAGCAGCACGGGCGCGAGCGCAACCAGGCCATGGTCGGCAACATCGAGCCCGTGCTGGTCGAGGGCCCGGCCAAACGCAATCCCGGCGAACTGGCCGCACGTACGGCGAACAACCGCATCGTGAACTTTGCGGGCGACCCCAGCCTGATCGGACAGATGATCCCGGTCGAGATCACCGAGGCCCTGGCGCATTCCCTGCGCGGCCGTGCGGTCGAGCGGGCGATGCCCGCCGCCGTCGGCGCCTGA
- the ssb gene encoding single-stranded DNA-binding protein: MARGVNKVILLGNLGADPEKRETPNGVTVTNLRLATSEQWTDKNSGEKRENTEWHRVVMFGRLADIAAQYLSKGSQVYIEGKIQTRKWQDQSGNDRYSTEIVANDMQLIGGRGGSGGGGGFDQDPGYGGGSSYGGGGQQGGNRSSAPVSGGAFDDDDVPF, from the coding sequence ATGGCCCGCGGCGTCAACAAAGTCATCCTGCTCGGCAACCTCGGGGCCGACCCGGAAAAGCGCGAGACCCCCAACGGGGTTACCGTGACCAATCTGCGTCTGGCCACCTCGGAGCAGTGGACCGACAAGAACTCCGGCGAGAAGCGCGAGAACACCGAATGGCACCGCGTGGTGATGTTCGGGCGTCTGGCCGATATCGCCGCGCAGTACCTGTCCAAGGGCTCGCAGGTCTACATCGAAGGCAAGATCCAGACGCGCAAGTGGCAGGACCAGTCCGGCAATGACCGCTACAGCACCGAGATCGTGGCCAACGACATGCAGCTGATCGGCGGCCGCGGGGGCAGCGGCGGTGGCGGCGGGTTCGACCAGGATCCGGGCTATGGCGGCGGCAGTTCCTACGGCGGCGGTGGCCAACAGGGCGGCAACCGCAGCAGCGCCCCGGTCTCCGGCGGCGCCTTCGATGACGACGACGTCCCGTTCTGA
- the rpsM gene encoding 30S ribosomal protein S13 has protein sequence MARVAGINIPDQKHTVVALTAIYGIGPTRARQICEAAGVRPEIKVRDLTDAEVDALRAQIDRIPVEGDLRREISMNIKRLMDLGCYRGVRHRRGLPLRGQQTQTNARTRKGPRRPIRK, from the coding sequence ATGGCTCGCGTCGCTGGAATCAATATTCCTGACCAGAAGCACACCGTGGTTGCGCTGACCGCGATCTATGGCATTGGCCCGACTCGGGCCCGCCAGATCTGCGAGGCCGCCGGTGTGCGTCCGGAAATCAAGGTGCGGGATCTGACCGATGCCGAAGTCGACGCTCTGCGTGCGCAGATCGATCGCATTCCGGTGGAAGGGGATCTGCGTCGCGAGATCAGCATGAACATCAAGCGGTTGATGGATCTGGGCTGCTATCGCGGGGTGCGTCATCGTCGCGGCCTGCCGCTGCGCGGCCAGCAGACGCAGACGAACGCCCGGACCCGCAAGGGCCCGCGTCGCCCGATTCGTAAGTAA
- the rpoA gene encoding DNA-directed RNA polymerase subunit alpha, with amino-acid sequence MQSNELVKKQQIEVEAENRNQAKVALEPLERGFGHTLGNALRRVLLSSIPGAAIVEARIEGVLHEYTAIEGVQEDVVDILLNLKGVALRMHSREESTLSLKKKGPCVVTAGDITVDHDVEVVNPEHVIATITKNVEIDMTLTARAGRGYEPVSTRRQAEGDETGIGRLLLDASFSPIRRVAYRVESARLAQRTDMDRLVLELETNGAIAPDDAVRQAATILQGQLAPFVDLQEETGEVPGTTAGAIDPILLRPVDELELTVRSANCLKAENLYYIGDLVQRTEVELLRAPNLGKKSLTEIKDTLATHGLSLGMRLENWPPPGLRDDNE; translated from the coding sequence ATGCAGTCGAACGAACTGGTCAAGAAACAACAGATCGAGGTCGAGGCCGAGAACCGGAACCAGGCCAAGGTCGCGCTGGAGCCGCTCGAGCGGGGCTTCGGTCACACGCTGGGCAACGCCCTGCGCCGCGTGCTGCTGTCGTCGATCCCGGGTGCCGCGATCGTCGAGGCCCGTATCGAGGGCGTGCTGCACGAGTACACCGCGATCGAGGGCGTGCAGGAAGACGTGGTCGACATCCTGCTGAATCTGAAGGGTGTGGCGCTGCGCATGCACAGCCGCGAAGAATCGACGCTGAGCCTGAAGAAGAAGGGCCCGTGCGTGGTGACCGCCGGTGACATCACCGTGGACCACGATGTCGAAGTGGTGAACCCCGAGCATGTGATCGCGACGATCACCAAGAACGTCGAAATCGACATGACCCTGACCGCCCGTGCCGGCCGCGGGTACGAGCCGGTGAGCACTCGCCGCCAGGCCGAAGGCGACGAGACCGGTATTGGTCGTCTGCTGCTGGATGCCAGCTTCAGCCCGATCCGCCGCGTGGCCTACCGTGTCGAGAGCGCCCGTCTGGCGCAGCGTACCGATATGGATCGTCTGGTGCTCGAGCTCGAGACCAACGGTGCGATCGCGCCGGATGACGCGGTCCGTCAGGCCGCGACGATCCTCCAGGGCCAGCTGGCCCCGTTCGTGGATCTCCAGGAAGAGACGGGCGAAGTGCCGGGTACGACCGCGGGCGCGATCGATCCGATCCTGCTGCGTCCGGTGGACGAGCTGGAGCTGACCGTGCGGTCCGCGAACTGCCTGAAGGCCGAGAACCTGTACTACATCGGGGATCTGGTGCAGCGCACCGAGGTTGAGCTGCTGCGTGCGCCCAACCTGGGGAAGAAGTCGCTGACCGAGATCAAGGACACGCTGGCCACTCACGGTCTGTCGCTCGGGATGCGTCTCGAGAACTGGCCGCCGCCGGGTCTGCGCGACGACAACGAGTAA
- the rplQ gene encoding 50S ribosomal protein L17 — MRHRHSGRQLGRNSSHRKATFQALSVALFRHELIKTTLPKAKELRRVAEPLITLAKEDSVHGRRTAFARLRDKEIVGKLFNELGPRYDGRPGGYLRILKCGNRAGDNAPMAYVELVDRPEPSADQENGEAA, encoded by the coding sequence ATGCGTCATCGTCATTCCGGCCGTCAGCTGGGCCGTAACAGCTCGCACCGCAAGGCCACCTTTCAGGCCCTGTCCGTGGCCCTGTTCCGGCATGAACTGATCAAGACCACGCTGCCGAAGGCCAAGGAGCTGCGGCGTGTGGCCGAGCCGCTGATCACCCTCGCGAAGGAAGACAGCGTGCACGGTCGCCGCACCGCGTTCGCCCGCCTGCGTGACAAGGAGATCGTGGGCAAGCTGTTCAACGAACTGGGTCCGCGCTACGACGGTCGTCCGGGCGGCTATCTGCGCATCCTGAAGTGCGGCAATCGCGCAGGCGACAACGCGCCGATGGCGTATGTCGAGCTGGTCGACCGGCCGGAGCCGAGCGCGGATCAGGAGAATGGCGAAGCGGCCTGA
- the rpsK gene encoding 30S ribosomal protein S11: protein MAQAQTRTKKKVRKNIAEGVAHVYATFNNTIITITDRQGNTISWATSGGSGFRGSRKSTPFAAQVAAERAGSAAAEHGVKNLDVMVRGPGPGRESAVRALNNAGFKITNISDVTPIPHNGCRPPKKRRV from the coding sequence ATGGCACAAGCGCAGACCCGGACCAAGAAAAAGGTCCGCAAAAATATCGCCGAGGGCGTGGCACACGTGTACGCCACGTTCAACAATACGATCATCACCATCACCGATCGTCAGGGCAACACGATCAGCTGGGCGACCTCCGGTGGCTCCGGCTTCCGTGGCTCGCGCAAGTCGACCCCGTTCGCAGCCCAGGTGGCCGCGGAACGCGCCGGTTCGGCTGCGGCCGAGCATGGGGTGAAGAACCTCGATGTGATGGTGCGCGGTCCGGGCCCGGGTCGCGAGTCGGCGGTACGTGCGCTGAACAACGCGGGGTTCAAGATCACCAACATCAGTGATGTGACCCCGATCCCCCACAACGGCTGCCGGCCGCCCAAGAAACGCCGCGTTTAA